One genomic window of Cannabis sativa cultivar Pink pepper isolate KNU-18-1 chromosome 2, ASM2916894v1, whole genome shotgun sequence includes the following:
- the LOC133028971 gene encoding mannose/glucose-specific lectin-like isoform X1 — MEGVTSLGAYGGRGGDPWSYILNSGLKEIIIHVDKNIKSISFKDSTGFTSGTFGGNSPDNSERGKERKIVLDWVSEYLISISGTHGVFNGVADVIVSLSFQTNLKTYGPFGTTTIGKPFTIPIDKDNVLVGFFGRCGYYLDALGAYVKPEPIIYFGELGGSGGSPFSFTVRMSWIKQITICHDSSNIKSLFFKDGNDLEYGPFGGEDPNNRGVPTTIDINGPSEFLTSISGTYDIYYGMMVITSLSFITNLKKIHGPFGNSETGPTFSHQTQDGAIVGFHGKSGHFIDSIGVYVKLVN, encoded by the exons ATG GAAGGAGTGACTTCGTTGGGAGCATATGGTGGTAGAGGTGGTGACCCTTGGAGCTACATTCTGAATTCTGGATTGAAAGAGATAATCATCCATGTAGATAAGAATATCAAGTCCATTTCCTTCAAAGACTCCACTGGCTTTACCTCTGGGACATTCGGTGGCAACAGCCCTGATAATTCAGAAAGGGGTAAGGAGAGAAAG ATTGTTCTCGATTGGGTTTCCGAGTATTTGATATCCATAAGTGGAACACATGGTGTGTTTAATGGTGTAGCTGATGTTATCGTTTCACTATCTTTCCAAACAAATCTCAAAACATATGGACCATTCGGAACCACTACTATTGGTAAACCTTTCACCATCCCCATAGACAAAGACAACGTACTAGTCGGGTTTTTCGGACGCTGTGGCTACTACCTAGATGCTCTTGGTGCTTATGTAAAACCAGAACCAATCATTTACTTTGGGGAATTGGGTGGTTCAGGTGGAAGCCCTTTTAGTTTCACGGTGCGGATGAGTTGGATAAAACAGATCACCATTTGCCATGATAGTTCAAATATCAAGTCTCTCTTCTTCAAGGACGGGAATGACCTCGAGTATGGACCTTTTGGTGGTGAAGATCCAAACAATCGTGGTGTACCAACAACA attgATATAAATGGGCCTTCAGAGTTTTTGACGTCCATAAGTGGGACATATGATATTTATTATGGAATGATGGTGATCACATCATTATCATTTATAacaaatcttaaaaaaatacatgGACCGTTCGGGAACAGCGAAACTGGCCCCACTTTCTCCCACCAAACACAAGATGGCGCCATTGTTGGGTTCCATGGAAAATCAGGCCACTTCATTGATTCAATTGGCGTTTATGTCAAACTGGTAAATTAA
- the LOC133028971 gene encoding mannose/glucose-specific lectin-like isoform X2, giving the protein MEGVTSLGAYGGRGGDPWSYILNSGLKEIIIHVDKNIKSISFKDSTGFTSGTFGGNSPDNSERGKERKIVLDWVSEYLISISGTHGVFNGVADVIVSLSFQTNLKTYGPFGTTTIGKPFTIPIDKDNVLVGFFGRCGYYLDALGAYVKPEPIIYFGELGGSGGSPFSFTVRMSWIKQITICHDSSNIKSLFFKDGNDLEYGPFGGEDPNNRGVPTTIDINGPSEFLTSISGTYDIYYGMMVITSLSFITNLKKIHGPFGNSETGPTFSHQTQDGAIVGFHGKSGHFIDSIGVYVKLN; this is encoded by the exons ATG GAAGGAGTGACTTCGTTGGGAGCATATGGTGGTAGAGGTGGTGACCCTTGGAGCTACATTCTGAATTCTGGATTGAAAGAGATAATCATCCATGTAGATAAGAATATCAAGTCCATTTCCTTCAAAGACTCCACTGGCTTTACCTCTGGGACATTCGGTGGCAACAGCCCTGATAATTCAGAAAGGGGTAAGGAGAGAAAG ATTGTTCTCGATTGGGTTTCCGAGTATTTGATATCCATAAGTGGAACACATGGTGTGTTTAATGGTGTAGCTGATGTTATCGTTTCACTATCTTTCCAAACAAATCTCAAAACATATGGACCATTCGGAACCACTACTATTGGTAAACCTTTCACCATCCCCATAGACAAAGACAACGTACTAGTCGGGTTTTTCGGACGCTGTGGCTACTACCTAGATGCTCTTGGTGCTTATGTAAAACCAGAACCAATCATTTACTTTGGGGAATTGGGTGGTTCAGGTGGAAGCCCTTTTAGTTTCACGGTGCGGATGAGTTGGATAAAACAGATCACCATTTGCCATGATAGTTCAAATATCAAGTCTCTCTTCTTCAAGGACGGGAATGACCTCGAGTATGGACCTTTTGGTGGTGAAGATCCAAACAATCGTGGTGTACCAACAACA attgATATAAATGGGCCTTCAGAGTTTTTGACGTCCATAAGTGGGACATATGATATTTATTATGGAATGATGGTGATCACATCATTATCATTTATAacaaatcttaaaaaaatacatgGACCGTTCGGGAACAGCGAAACTGGCCCCACTTTCTCCCACCAAACACAAGATGGCGCCATTGTTGGGTTCCATGGAAAATCAGGCCACTTCATTGATTCAATTGGCGTTTATGTCAAACTG AACTAA
- the LOC133034033 gene encoding uncharacterized protein LOC133034033: protein MYQDVKSLYWWTGMKSVIVEYVSKCLTCQQVKVEHQRPAVWTMYMVDQYAHLYVKEIVRLHGAPKLIVSDRDPKFTSKFRESLQRAMDFEGSWNKYLPLIEFSYNNIYQSAIGMAPYQMLYGRKYRSPIHWDEASEQRYLGPNPVKRMSEAIEKIRAHRPVIKEQTVYILDRKEKVLLNKTIPLVKVLWRNRKIEEATWELESQMREQYPEIFK, encoded by the exons ATGTATCAGGATGTGAAATCATTGTATTGGTGGACAGGTATGAAAAGTGTCATTGTGGAGTATGTGTCAAAATGCCTAACTTGTCAGCAGGTCAAGGTAgagcatcagagaccagcag TGTGGACTATGTATATGGTGGATCAGTACGCTCATCTATATGTCAAGGAGATAGTTAGACTTCATGGTGCTCCAAAGTTGATCGTTTCCGATcgagatccaaagtttacatccaAGTTCAGggagagtttgcaacgagcaatgg ACTTTGAAGGCTCCTGGAATAAGTACCTTCCTCTAATCGAATTTtcgtataataatatttatcagAGTGCCATTGGTATGGCACCGTACCAAATGCTTTATGGGAGAAAATATCGTTCACCCATTCATTGGGATGAAGCCAGTGAACAGAGGTATCTTGGACCTAATCCAGTGAAAAGAATGAGTGAGGCcattgaaaagattcgagctc ACAGACCTGTCATCAAGGAACAAACGGTTTATATCCTGGATAGGAAGGAAAAAGTGTTGCTGAACAAGACTATTCCGCTAGTCAAAGTTCTATGGAGGAACAGAAAGATTGAAGAggcgacttgggaattagagtcgcaaATGCGGGAGCAGTATCCTGAGATATTCAAGTAA